In Gordonia sp. SL306, the genomic window CGGCTCGCGTCGAGACCGCGAGCCCACCGCGGCATGATGAAGATGCCCTCCGCCTCGGCGCACAGACCGTCGGCGGTCGAGATCGTCCCGCTGGCAAATGACTTGTGGCCCTCGGTGCGGTCGAGTCGGCCCTCGACGCGGATCGGACCGAGAACCGTCCCCTGCCGATACCGGATCGTCAACGTCCCGGTCATACCGGGCGACCCGGCATTGACCGCCGCGTTTCCCAGGACCTGATCGAGGATGAGACCGATGACGCCACCGTGCACCAGCCCGGGCGGACCCTCGTATTGCGGCCCGAGATCGAACTCGGCCCAGACATGATCGGCCTCGGCGTGGAACTCGACCGGAGGGGCAAGGGGATTGCGGATACCCTCGACCGCATTTCCCCAGTTCCGCAGCCGCCCATCGGAGTTGAAGCGCAAACCGAACGACGAGTCGATCCGGCTGCGCTCGAGGATCTCGGTGGCCGCGTCGATGTGCGCTCGCGCCTCGGCCAGCTCGTCCTCGCCTACGTCGGTCACCACCGTTGCCGTGACCAGGCCACGCACGCTGTCGCCGAGCTCCCTCGCCTGCTCGATCTGCCGCGTCAGTTCCTCGGCCGGGATCTCCTCGGTGATGTACCCGCTCATCGCTCACCTCACACTGTCGAAACGGCCCGAACGACCACGCTATCCCACCGGATAATCGGGTCACGGTTCCGGCGACGAACATCACGAACAAACGAGAACACGTTCTCGTTCTTGATACGCTTGCCCAATGGCACGAATCGGCGGCTTCGCGGACGACGACATCGTCGGGTGGCTCGGCCTCTCACCGACGCTCGGGGGTGCTCTCGGCAACTACGCCGACGCCGTCTACACCAAGAGCCGCCTCGACCCCCGCACCCGCGAACTGGCCCGGATGGTGATCGCGGGTCACAACGAGTGTGCCGTCTGCCGCAACACGCGGGCGCAGGCGAGCGGCCTCGACGAAGAGTTCTACCTCCACGTCGACGACTGGGCCACCTGGCCCGGCTATTCCGACGGTGAACG contains:
- a CDS encoding PaaI family thioesterase, whose protein sequence is MSGYITEEIPAEELTRQIEQARELGDSVRGLVTATVVTDVGEDELAEARAHIDAATEILERSRIDSSFGLRFNSDGRLRNWGNAVEGIRNPLAPPVEFHAEADHVWAEFDLGPQYEGPPGLVHGGVIGLILDQVLGNAAVNAGSPGMTGTLTIRYRQGTVLGPIRVEGRLDRTEGHKSFASGTISTADGLCAEAEGIFIMPRWARGLDASRQLGVGDA
- a CDS encoding carboxymuconolactone decarboxylase family protein yields the protein MARIGGFADDDIVGWLGLSPTLGGALGNYADAVYTKSRLDPRTRELARMVIAGHNECAVCRNTRAQASGLDEEFYLHVDDWATWPGYSDGERVAAEFAHRFATDHIGLREDDEYWERCRAALSDELVVDLAVSCALWLGQGRALRVLDVGQACRLSI